The region ATtggttgatatatatgtaataatttTTGCAGAATTCGGTGCCCTTTGATCAATTTCAAACACCAAGAGCGTGCTTGAAGAATTGAGGCTCCAACCTGAGCTTGGAGGTTGGAGTCATCTTTCCAGCGATATTTTTTAGCTTCCTCTTGCCTTTTATTAAACCTTCTTGATTCATTCTCCAATCgaaattttggaaattttgttcctttttttttctttggtaaTTTCGATGGGCAGCAACTGGAACTGAATTCAAAGTCGAAATATGATCTTTGAATTTTGTCTGAATTTTGGTGATTTTCGTGAATTTTGCCAGACTGCCATGGCGAAATCTGTAGCACTGGTCTGAAAACACTTTGAAACCGGTGGATTTGGTTGTAGATTAATTCtttcgttccaaaataactttatttttcatatatcacatatatatcaattaaaaaacaaaaaaaactaaaatatcctTTACCgttcaaattataatacaATTGTCACGTCTTTATCTAGTCCATACCATACTTATCTAGGCCTAATATATATCTTACTTTTGCAAGCTTCGATATAATGGTTGTTTAAAGATGAACTTATTTGAGAGTGAAAGTAATCTTATTCTAAGAGAAATGCAGTCACGAGATTGTTGATATCttggttatttttaaaaaagagagattgTGGATGTCCAGTGGGATCATGGTAGATTGGACGAATCATGAACGAAGGAAGCCTGTTGGAGTTCAGGTGTCATCGGCAATGAGGCTTgcttttgagattttttatttaaatttaaccttaaatttaaaattaattttgagattttttattatagtttattttttactttttgcttttagatcgctaaaaacatgtaaataaaagctttattaatacattattttttttaatctactgTTTGTACCATGGCCGCATGAAGGGTGTGCGATCTGCGATGCAATGCACGCATGGTCAAAGGTCCAGGAAGCCATCAGCCATGTATCCTGAAATAGCGATCGAGCTCCGTCTGCTTGCATGCACATGCACTCGCTCGCTGCTGCTTTGGCCATGGGCGCCGCCGCTTGTCCCTCTCCACCAGTAAAGTCATGCATGCGTTGCGTTGCATGGGCATGGAGATGAGTTAaattgccatgcatgcatgccatatATAGCAAGCTCGCTAGCGAGGTTCAAGACCATtatttcatcttcttcttcctcggtcGGCCGGCCTCTTGTTCAAATGAACCAACCATGcatattaattagctagcgtagGCCGGCAAAGCAACACAGACACTGCGTCTGCACCGACTAGTTGGTTAATTAGGCATCCATCCATGGCGACGAGGTGGCATCTGCTGGGGCAGGCGTCGGGGTTTCTGCAGGACAAATACAAGCAAGCTCGGCTGGCCCTGGGCGACGTCACGCCAGCTGAGCTGCTGGTGCAGGAGGCTACCAACAACGACGCCAGCGTGGGTCCCGACGCCCGGACCCTGGCCTGCATAGCCGACGCCGCCTTCGACATGGACGACTACTGGCGGATCGCCGCCGTGTTGCGCCGTCGGAtggcccgcgccgccgactGGAAGGAGTGGAGGCCCGTGTACAAGGCACTGGTGGTGCTGGAGTTCCTGCTCACCCACGGCCCCGATGAGGTCCCCCGCGACTTCCTGCCGGACATCGCCGCGTTGCGCGACCTGCGTGGCTTCACCCACATCGACGACAGGGGCTTCGATTGGGGTGCCTGCATGCAGAGGCGCTGCGATAGCGTCCTCGCGCTGCTCACCGACGCCGACCGCCTCCGCGACGCCCGCCGCCGGGCCATCCGCGTCTCCCACGAGGTGCACCACGGCTGCCTCGCCGGTGCATGcttctccccttcctcctcggggtccccctcctctgcctcctcccGGACCTCCTCGCACACCAGCAGCTGGTCCGTCGCCTCCGATAGCCCCACCATGGTCTGCCTCTGTGCCGGCGCCGACTACCGCCATGACAAGAAGTTCGACGCCTACACAGCCGACGACGACTGGATGCAGCAGCTGGTTCACAGCAAGACCACAAGTAGAGAGGAGGTGGCCGagtacgacgacgacgacgacgacgagtgtCCGAATGATCCTCACACCCACAGCTGGGACGCCAATATCGGCGACTTGTCCCTGCTGCCGCGGCGCACAggaaccggcggcggcgcatggtCGGCCAGGTTCTGCACCAGGATGCTTGGCAGCAGCCGGGCGTCAGGCTTCCGGAGCTTGTCGCAACCGGAGCGGAGGGCCGCCACTGCCAGCAAGAAGCTCCAGCGGCAGCTTTCCTTGGATTAAATTACTGATCCATTCCactctactactactatagtATTATTATCATTCCAAGAATTAATCAATTGCGAGTTtagcctagctagctaaatTGCAGAGCTAG is a window of Oryza brachyantha chromosome 8, ObraRS2, whole genome shotgun sequence DNA encoding:
- the LOC102714488 gene encoding epsin-3-like; protein product: MATRWHLLGQASGFLQDKYKQARLALGDVTPAELLVQEATNNDASVGPDARTLACIADAAFDMDDYWRIAAVLRRRMARAADWKEWRPVYKALVVLEFLLTHGPDEVPRDFLPDIAALRDLRGFTHIDDRGFDWGACMQRRCDSVLALLTDADRLRDARRRAIRVSHEVHHGCLAGACFSPSSSGSPSSASSRTSSHTSSWSVASDSPTMVCLCAGADYRHDKKFDAYTADDDWMQQLVHSKTTSREEVAEYDDDDDDECPNDPHTHSWDANIGDLSLLPRRTGTGGGAWSARFCTRMLGSSRASGFRSLSQPERRAATASKKLQRQLSLD